One stretch of Campylobacter sp. CCS1377 DNA includes these proteins:
- the coaD gene encoding pantetheine-phosphate adenylyltransferase has protein sequence MTCLYPGTFDPITNGHLDVIKRALKIFDKVIVAIAKSEHKKPCFDLEQRKNLASLATANLKNIEIITFETLLVDLAKELKVNTIVRGLRAVSDFEYELQIGYANNALWSEFETIYLMPNLKNAFISSSIVRSIASHGGDVSSLVPKEILPFLKDLPCM, from the coding sequence ATGACTTGTTTGTATCCAGGGACTTTTGATCCTATTACCAATGGACATTTAGATGTGATTAAAAGAGCATTAAAAATTTTCGATAAGGTAATCGTAGCCATAGCAAAAAGCGAACATAAAAAACCTTGTTTTGATTTAGAACAACGCAAAAATTTAGCAAGTTTAGCAACCGCTAATTTAAAAAATATAGAAATTATCACTTTTGAAACCTTACTTGTCGATCTTGCAAAAGAACTTAAAGTAAATACCATAGTACGCGGACTTAGAGCGGTAAGCGATTTTGAATACGAATTGCAAATTGGCTATGCAAATAATGCTTTATGGAGCGAATTTGAAACCATTTATTTAATGCCAAATTTAAAAAATGCCTTTATTTCAAGCTCCATTGTAAGATCGATTGCAAGTCATGGTGGTGATGTGAGCTCCTTAGTACCAAAAGAAATTTTACCCTTTTTAAAGGATTTGCCTTGTATGTAG
- a CDS encoding UbiX family flavin prenyltransferase yields MKILLGISGSSSVDLGLKLLEILEKKCELYCIITKGAKISFEAENKQNLEKICQEKFQNTHFLNDENLSTSVASGSFGIEQTLIAPCSISSLAKIHAGFADTLLMRAAAVALKERKKLILGVREMPFSTLNLEQMTKLSQMGVIIAPPIIASYSNAKNLEQMQNFIVGKWLDLLEIKHDLYQKWQKF; encoded by the coding sequence ATGAAAATTTTACTAGGAATTTCGGGTTCAAGTAGCGTTGATTTAGGTTTAAAACTTTTAGAAATTTTAGAAAAAAAATGCGAGCTTTATTGTATCATTACAAAGGGTGCAAAAATAAGCTTTGAAGCCGAAAATAAGCAAAATTTAGAAAAAATTTGTCAAGAAAAATTTCAAAATACTCATTTTTTAAATGATGAAAATTTAAGCACAAGTGTAGCAAGTGGATCTTTTGGCATAGAACAAACCCTCATAGCTCCTTGTTCCATCTCAAGCCTTGCTAAAATTCACGCAGGATTTGCTGACACGCTTTTAATGCGTGCGGCAGCTGTAGCTTTAAAGGAAAGAAAAAAACTTATTTTAGGCGTTCGCGAAATGCCTTTTTCAACCCTAAATTTAGAACAAATGACAAAACTTAGTCAAATGGGGGTAATTATAGCACCACCCATAATAGCAAGCTATTCGAATGCAAAAAATTTAGAACAAATGCAAAATTTCATTGTAGGAAAATGGCTCGATCTTTTAGAAATTAAACACGATTTGTATCAAAAATGGCAAAAATTTTAG
- the flgA gene encoding flagellar basal body P-ring formation chaperone FlgA produces the protein MKKIVLLLFIPFLLLASNLDEVKLALIKEYKNKFPSIIIEQIDLYNNSLPKDFNDYRFLRLSNAKFNKAQGFLRVEFKTPEQFSKNIFFKYFIKARLEIIKSNKDIKKGDLLDVSLYKITLLDFDKIPLNALSKDDNLNLIAKTNIKKNTILKKNMFRDNYLIKKNDIVIGVLNEGDLRMSVELTALENGNLNKKIRLKNKEGRTMQGIVIDKNKVEIQ, from the coding sequence TTGAAAAAAATTGTGCTTTTGCTTTTTATACCCTTTTTGCTCCTTGCTTCAAATTTAGATGAAGTAAAACTTGCTTTGATTAAAGAGTATAAAAACAAATTCCCAAGCATTATCATCGAACAAATCGATCTTTATAATAATTCTTTGCCAAAAGATTTTAATGATTATCGCTTTTTAAGACTATCAAATGCTAAATTTAACAAAGCACAAGGCTTTTTAAGAGTAGAATTTAAAACTCCGGAGCAATTTTCAAAAAATATTTTTTTTAAGTATTTCATCAAAGCTCGCCTAGAAATCATAAAATCAAACAAAGATATAAAAAAAGGCGATTTGCTAGATGTTTCATTATATAAAATTACACTTTTAGATTTTGATAAAATTCCTCTTAATGCACTAAGTAAAGATGACAATCTTAATCTCATTGCTAAAACTAATATTAAAAAAAATACCATTTTAAAAAAAAATATGTTTAGAGATAATTATTTGATCAAAAAAAATGATATTGTTATCGGTGTTTTAAATGAGGGGGATTTAAGAATGAGTGTTGAATTAACAGCGCTTGAAAATGGAAACTTAAATAAAAAAATAAGACTTAAAAACAAAGAAGGACGCACTATGCAAGGCATTGTTATTGATAAAAATAAGGTAGAAATACAATGA